In Dryocola sp. LX212, the genomic stretch AGGCTGAATTTTCTCCAGTTTGGCTTTCAGCGCCAGGGTGACGTTCTCCAACTGCTGACTGGGAACGATAATACGGCGAATGGCGGTACATTTTTGTCCGGCCTTAGCCGTCATCTCACGCACTATTTCCCGGATGAACAGCGCGAACTCAGGCTGTTCAGGGGAGACGTCCTCGCCAAGCACACAGCAGTTAAGCGAGTCCGCCTCTATGGTGAAGGGCACGGAGCGGGCGATGATATTGGTGTGACAACGTAACTTTTGCCCGGTGCTGGCGGAGCCGGTGAAGGTCACCACGTCCTGCTCATCCAGCAGATCGAACAGGTTGCCGACGCCGCCGCAGATGAGGCTGATGGCGCCATCCGGCACCAGACCGGACTCGACGATGGACTTCACCATCGCGTGCGTAACCTGCGCGCTGGCGGTGCCGGGTTTGATGATGGCAGGCACGCCCGCAAGCCAGGTTGGCGCCAGCTTCTCCAACATTCCCCAGCACGGGAAGTTAAATGCGTTGATATGCAGCGCGACGCCGGATTTTGACGTCAGCACGTGGCGGGCGGCAAAGCCACCTTGCTTTGAGAGGGGGATCATTTCATCTTCCGGCCACAGCACGTCGTCCGGCAGTTCGCGGTTGCCCATGCCCGCGTAGGCGAAAAGGGTGCCGATGCCGCCTTCAATGTCCACCCAGCTGTCGGCACGCGTGGCGCCCGTCTGCCAGGAGATCTCATAAAACGCCTCTTTGTTAGCCAGCAAATGCTTCGCCACGGCTTTCAGCATGGCGGCACGCTCTACGAACGTCATGGCGCTTAACGCCTTTCCGCCGTGGTCGATGGCGTAGCGGCGCGCCTTTGCCATATCCAGCCCCTCGCTCGTCACCTGATACAGCACCTCGCCGTTAATCGCATGATTGATCGTACGTTCTTTTCCGTGGCCCATTGCCCAGCCGCCTGCCAGATAGCTTGTTAACTGTTGCATCACACTCTCCAATAAGTATTACATTTAATACATCCAATGTTTGATTTGTGAATCATAAAAATCAAGGTGTAATTTAATAATTTGTTAACAATGTGAAATGGAGTGATGAGGGTCTGCTATCTAACATCCTGAAGTATGGTGAGTTAGCAATATTTATCGTGATAGTGCTCACAAAGTACGCGGATTAATTTTGCTGTTTTCGTTAACTTGTCTGTAACTTTTAGGTATCAAGTGATTCATTTAACGCGTTTATTGAATCTAATTTGAATCATAAAAGGTGATGCCGTGACTGAACAACACCGCTTTGAGGAGCGAATCGCACGGGAGATTGCGATAGAGCCGCAGGACTGGATGCCCGATGAATACCGTAAGACGCTGATCCGCCAGATCGGGCAGCACGCCCATTCGGAGATTGTTGGCATGCTGCCGGAAGGAAACTGGCTGACCCGCGCCCCGAGTCTGAAACGCAAAGCCATTCTGCTGGCGAAGGTGCAGGACGAAGCCGGGCACGGGCTTTATCTCTACAGCGCCGCGGAAACGCTGGGCTGCGCCAGGGAGGATATCTACCAGAAGATGCTCGACGGCAGGATGAAATACTCATCGATCTTTAACTATCCGACGCTGAACTGGGCGGATATCGGGGTAATCGGCTGGCTGGTTGACGGTGCGGCCATTGTAAACCAGGTCGCGCTGTGCCGGACCTCCTACGGGCCGTATGCCCGGGCGATGGTGAAAATCTGTAAAGAAGAGAGCTTCCATCAGCGCCAGGGTTTTGAGGCCTGCAATGTGCTGGCCCAGGGCAGTGAGGCCCAGCGGCAGATGCTGCAGGACGCCATCAACCGCTTCTGGTGGCCCGCGCTGATGATGTTTGGCCCGAACGACGACAACTCCCCGAACAGCGCGCAGAGCCTGGCCTGGAAAATTAAACGTTTCGGGAATGACGAGCTGCGCCAGCGCTTCGTGGACAACACCGTTCCGCAGGTTGAGCTGCTGGGTATGACCGTGCCGGACAAAGATCTTCGCTGGAATGAAGAAATCGGTCATTACGAATTCGGCGAAATCGACTGGCACGAATTTAACGAAGTGGTTGCCGGACGAGGGTTATGCAACGAGGAGCGCCTGGCCGCCAAGCGTAAAGCCTGGGAAGAGGGCGCGTGGGTACGCGAAGCCGCTCTTGCGTACGCTGCTAAAAATGTCGGATGACGCTGCGCTTATCCGACCTACGAAAATACGAAAGCAGAATGTGTAGGGTGGATAAACGGTAGCGCCATCCACCGAAAGCAGATTTTGAAGTTTGTAGGGGGATAAGCGTCAGCGCCATCCACCAGAAAAGGAAAATCATATGAGCAATGTCCACTGGCCGTTATACGAAGTCTTTATCCGCAGCAAACAGGGGCTGTCGCATCGTCACGTCGGTAGCCTGCACGCAGCCGATGACCAAATGGCGCTGGAAAACGCCCGCGATGCCTACACCCGCCGCAGCGAAGGCTGTTCCATCTGGGTGGTGAAGGCGAGCGAAATCGTTGCCTCGCAGCCGGAGGAACGCCCGGCGTTCTTTGATCCGGCGGAAAGCAAAATCTACCGCCACCCAACGTTCTACACGCTGCCCGACGGCATCGAGCACATGTGAGGCGCGCCATGACTTATTCCCCGTTAACCACCTACACCCTGCGGCTGGGCGATACCTGTCTGGTGCTGGCCCAGCGCCTGACCGGCTGGTGTGGCCATGCGCCGGAGCTGGAGATCGATCTGGCGCTGGCGAATATCGGCCTGGATCTGCTGGGCCAGGGTCGCAACTTTCTGACCTATGCCGCAGAGATTCAGGGCGAGCAGTTCGATGAGGACAAGCTGGCTTTTGGACGCGACGAGCGCCAGTACCATAACCTGCTGCTGGCAGAACAGCCGAACGGCGATTTCGCCGATACGCTCATGCGTCAGTATCTGCTGGACGCCTGGCACGTCGCCCTTTTCAGCCGCCTGCTGCACAGCCGAGATTTGCAGCTGGCTGCCATCGCCGCAAAAGCGATTAAAGAGGTGCGCTACCACCTGCGCTTCAGCCGCGGCTGGCTGGTGCGGCTGGGTAACGGCACCGAGCTTTCACAGCAGAAGATGCAGAGTTCACTGAACAAGCTCTGGCGCTTCACGGGTGAACTGTTTCACGCCGACGAGCTGGAAATCAGCCTGGCAGAGCAGGGTATCGCCGTCGATCCACGCGGCCTGCGTGACGAATGGGAAGCGGAAGTGTTCAGCGCCCTGAATGATGCATCGCTGGTGAAACCGCAGGAAGCGCAGTACCGCACCGGCGGAAAACAGGGGCTGCACACCGAGCACCTCGGCCCGCTGCTGGCGGAGATGCAGTACCTGCAGCGCGCTTATCCCGAACTGCAATGGTAGCGAGGCAGCCTATGCAAACTCTCGACGCGCTGGAGCCGGCTAAGGTTCGCGACGTATGGCGCATTCTCGGGCAAATCAGCGACCCGGAAATTCCGGTGCTGACCATCACCGATTTGGGCATGGTGCGCAGCGTACACCATCGTGACGACGGCTGGCACATCGGCTTCACGCCGACGTACTCCGGCTGCCCGGCGACGGATTTTTTGCTGGCGGCTATCCGCGAAGCGATGGCCGAAGCCGATTTGCAGCCCGTGCACATCGATCAGGTGCTTCACCCGGCCTGGACAACGGACTGGATGACCCCCGCGGCGAAAACGCGATTGCGCGAATACGGCATCAGCCCGCCGCAGGGCCACGCCTGTCACGCCTCGTCGGCGAGTGCAGAAGTCAGCTGCCCACGCTGCGGAAGTTTGCATACCTCGCTGATTAGCGAATTCGGTTCCACGGCCTGCAAAGCGCTCTACCGCTGCGACAGCTGCCGCGAACCCTTTGATTACTTTAAATGTATTTGAGGTTGCCATGACGACGTTTCATTCGCTTAAGGTGGCACGCATTGAACAGGAAACCCCGGAGGCGGTGGCCATCACCTTCGCGGTTCCCGCAGAGCTGCGCAGCCATTACGCTTTTAAACCCGGCCAGCATCTGACGCTGAAAACCCGCCTCGGGGACGAAGAACTGCGCCGCTGCTACTCCATCTGCCGGGCCGAGCAGCCAGGTGAAATCTGTGTGGCCGTGAAGGCAATCGAGGGCGGGCGCTTCTCCCATTACGCGGTCAGCGACCTGGTGGCCGGTATGGCGATGGACGTGATGATCCCGCAGGGAACGTTTGGCTATCAGCCGCAGCCTGAAACCCAGGGCAATTATCTGGCCCTGGCGGTGGGCTCCGGCATAACCCCAATGCTGGCGATTATTGGCTCCACGCTCGCCACCGAGCCGCAAAGCACCGTGACGCTGGTCTACGGCAACCGCAGCAGCCGCAGCATGATGTTCCGCCAGGCGCTGGCCGATCTGAAAGACCGCTACCCGCAGCGCTTACAGCTTATCTATCTGTTCAGTCAGGAAAGCCAGGAGAGCGATCTGCTCAGCGGGCGGCTTGACGGCGCGAAGCTAAAGGCTCTGGGCGATCAGCTGCTGGATCTGAACGGCTTCGACCGCACCTTTATCTGCGGCCCGCAAAGCATGATGCAGGAGTCCGAAGCGGCGCTGCTGGCGCTGGGCGTTGCGCAGCAGAACATCTTCATCGAGCATTTCAATACGCCGGGTACCGCACCGAGCCTGCGCCGTCGCGAACAGGCGGCGGGCAAAGTCGTCACTCTGCGCCAGGACGGACGCGACCGCAAAATCACCCTCGACGCCCACGACGAAAGCATTCTTGATGCGGCATTGCGGCAGGGCGCGGATCTGCCTTACGCCTGCAAAGGCGGCGTCTGCGCCACCTGCCGCTGTAAGGTGGTGAGCGGTGAGGTTGAGATGGGTATCAACTACAGTCTTGAACCCGATCAGCTGGCGGCGGGCTACGTCCTGAGCTGCCAGACGCTGCCGAAAGGCGATGACGTGGTGCTCGACTTTGACGCGCAGGGGTTGTGATGAGAGAACTTCTTAGCAGCCAGAACGACCGGGTTTTAACGCTGACGCTGAACCGCCCGCAGGCCCGCAATGCGCTGAATAACGCGCTGCTGGAGCAGCTTGCGGATGCGCTGGAAGCGGCACAAAGCGATGACGGTATCGGTGCGGTGGTCATTACCGGCAGCGAGCGTTGCTTCGCAGCAGGTGCCGACCTGAAAGAGATGGCGAGCCGTGATATGCCTGCCACGCTTAACGATCCGCGCCCGCAGCTGTGGGCACGCATCGAACGATTCCCCAAACCGCTGCTGACGGCGGTTAACGGCTATGCGCTGGGCGCTGGCTGCGAACTTGCCATGCTGAGCGACATCGTGCTGGCGGGGGACAACGCCCGCTTTGGCCTGCCGGAAATCACGCTGGGCATCATGCCCGGCGCTGGCGGCACCCAGAGGCTTATCCGATCCATCGGTAAGGCGCTGGCTTACCGCATGGTGCTGACGGGAGAGGCTATCACTGCGGAACAGGCGCTACAGGCGGGCCTGGCGGCTGAAGTTTGCTCCACAGCGCTGACGCTGGAATATGCGCAGAAGCTTGCAGCCCGCATAACTCAACATGCGCCGCTTGCGTTACAGGCTGCAAAAATTGCTCTGCGTCAGGCGCACGAACTTTCGCTGACTCAGGGGCTACAGCAGGAGCGCCAGCTCTTCACGCTGCTTGCCGCCACCTCCGACCGTCAGGAAGGCATTGCCGCGTTCCTGGAAAAACGACCCGCCGCGTTCAAAGGACGATAGCCATGACTTTCATTCTCAGCGATGTACAAAACGGCGTGATGACGCTGGCCCTGAATCGCCCGGAGCGCCTGAACAGCTTTAACGACGAGATGCACCGGCAGCTGGCTGAGGCGCTGAACCAGGCCGAGCATGACGACGCTATCCGCTGCCTTTTAATTACCGGCGAGGGCCGTGCATTCTGTGCGGGCCAGGATCTTAACGATCGTAACGTCGATCCGAACGGGGCCGCGCCAGACCTTGGTGCCTCCGTCGAAAACTTCTATAACCCGCTGGTCAGGCGGCTGGCCAAGCTGCCGAAGCCGGTGATAGCTGCTGTAAACGGCGTTGCCGCCGGAGCCGGAGCGACGCTGGCGCTGGGCTGTGACATGGTCATCGCCGCGCGCTCTGCTAACTTCATCATGTCTTTCAGTAGGTTAGGGCTGGTCCCTGACTGCGGCGGGACCTGGTTCCTGCCGCGAGTCGCAGGGCGTGCCCGTGCGATGGGCCTTGCGCTGCTGGGCGATAAGCTCAGCGCGGAGCAGGCCCACCAGTGGGGCATGATTTGGCAGGTGGTGGATGACGACGCGCTCACCGACACCAGCCGCGCGCTCGCCGTGCATTTCGCCAGCCAGCCTACGTTCGGCCTGGGGCTTGTGAAGAAAGCCCTCTTCGCCTCGGAAAGCAACACGCTGGACGTGCAGCTGGATTTGGAGCGTGATTACCAGCGCATTGCCGGGCGCAGCGACGACTACCGCGAAGGCGTGGCGGCGTTTCTGGCCAAACGCCCGCCGGTCTTTAAGGGGAAATAATAATGCTGACTCCTCACTCCATTGTTGCGGTGATTGGCGGTGGTACCATGGGCGCAGGCATTGCCCAAGTGGCGGCACAGGCCGGTCACGCCGTGAAGCTATACGATATTCAGCCCGACGCGGCCCGCCGTGCCGTTGACGGTATTGCCACCGCCCTTAGCGCACGAGTCACGAAGGGTAAGCTCAGCGAAGATGACAGACACGCCGCCGTTGCCAGAATTTCCGTCGCACAAACGCTTAGCGAACTGGCGCAGGCCGATCTGGTTATCGAAGCCGCTGCGGAGCAGATAGATATCAAGCAGGCCATTTTCCGAGAGCTGGCGGGGGTCTGTTCAGCAGAGGTGATTTTCGCCAGCAACACTTCCTCCATCTCCATCACCGCGATTGCCAGCGGCATTCCGCACCCGGAACGCGTGGTCGGGCTGCATTTCTTTAACCCGGCTCCGGTGATGAGGCTGGTTGAGGTGGTCAGCGGGCTGGAAACCGCGCCAGCCGTGCTGGACGGCCTGACCGGGCTGGCGATGCGCTGGGGGAAACAGCCGGTGCACTGTCACTCCACGCCGGGCTTCATCGTCAACCGCGTGGCTCGTCCGTTCTATTCAGAAGCCTGGCGCGCGCTAGAGGAGCAGGTTGCTCCGGCAGCCGTTATAGATGCGGCGCTGCGCGACTGCGGAGGTTTTCCGATGGGGCCGCTGGCGCTGACCGATCTGATTGGCCAGGACGTGAACTTCGCCGTCACCTGTTCGGTGTTTAACGGCTTCTGGCAGGAGCGCCGCTTCCTGCCGTCGCTGATTCAGCAGGAGCTGGTGCTCGGCAAACGCCTTGGCAAGAAAACCGGGCAGGGCGTCTACCGCTGGCCGCTGAACGAATCTTTACCTTACGAAACCGGTGAGATTTCCGACGCTTTATGTGACGTTGTCACGTTTTCTTCCGTTGAACTTGATGAAGTGCTGGTTCAGGTTACCGAGGGTGAAACCGCCTCGCAGCTGGCGCTTCGCCTGAAACGTCCTGTGGTGCTGGTCGATTTAATTAACGACTGGCGCAAAACCGGACTGGTCGTGCTGGCCGCTGCGGCTGGCAATACACCCGAGCAAACCGCAAAAGCCGTCCACTTCTTCCAGTTGCAGGGCAAGCAGGTTCTGCTGATCAACGATTACCCGGGCATGCTGGTCTGGCGCACGGTGGCAATGCTGGCGAACGAAGCGCTGGACGCGCTGCAAAAGGGCGTTGCCAGCGAGCAGGACATCGATACCGCGATGCGCCTTGGCGTCAACTATCCCCACGGGCCGCTGGCCTGGGGCGCTGAACTCGGCTGGCAGCGGGTGCTGACCCTGCTGGAAAATCTGCAACAACACTACGGCGAAGAACGCTATCGCCCGGCTTCGCTACTGCGCCAGCGCGCGCTGCTGGAGACGCAACATGAACACTGATGCCTGGGCCAACGCCCGCGAGATGTACGCCCACGATAACTGCGCCCACCAGATGGGCATTGAGATTGTGGAGATGGGGGAAGGCTTCGCAAAGCTGACCATGACGGTGACCGAAGCGATGCTCAACGGCCATCAGACCTGTCACGGCGGGCAGCTCTTCACGCTTGCGGATACCGCTTTTGCCTACGCCTGCAACAGCCAGGGGCTGGCGGCAGTGGCTTCCGGGTGCAGTATTGACTTCGTTCGCCCGGGCCAAGCGGGCGACACATTAACTGCCGTGGCGCAGATGCGCACCCAGGGACGGCAGACCGGCGTATACGACATTGAAATCATCAATCAGCACGAGAAAACCGTCGCCCTGTTCCGTGGGCGCTCGCACCGTATCGGCCCCCCTGTCTCTGGAGCAACGCTATGAATGACGCATTTATCTGTGACGGCGTGAGAACCCCCATTGGCCGCTACGGCGGGGCGCTGTCGTCAGTGCGGGCGGACGATCTCGCCGCCGTTCCTCTGAAAGAGCTGATGACGCGCTACCCGTCCGTGGACTGGAGCGCGGTGGACGACGTGATTATGGGCTGTGCTAATCAGGCGGGGGAAGACAACCGCAACATAGCACGGATGGCTACGCTGCTGGCGGGGCTGCCGCAGACGATCTCCGGCACAACGATTAACCGCCTTTGCGGCTCCGGCCTGGACGCACTCGGCATGGCTGCCAGGGCTATTAAGGCGGGGGATGCACAGCTGATGATTGCGGGCGGCGTGGAATCCATGTCCCGGGCGCCTTTTGTGATGGGCAAAGCAACCGCGCCGTTCCAGCGCCAGGCAGAGATGTTCGATACCACCATTGGCTGGCGTTTTGTGAACCCGCTCATGGCTGAGCATTTTGGTACTGACAGCATGCCCGAAACGGCAGAGAATGTAGCCGAGTTGTTAAATATAAGCCGTGAAGACCAGGATGCCTTTGCCTGGCGCAGCCAGCAGCGTACCGAAGAGGCGCAGAAAAATGGCATTCTTGCGCAGGAAATTGTGCCGGTTAGGGTGAAAGGCAAGAAGGGGGCGGTGACAGAAGTTCGCGACGACGAACATCCTCGCCCCGAAACAACTCTGCAACAACTTAACGCCCTGAAAGCACCGTTCCGTAAAAACGGCGTCATTACCGCCGGGAATGCGTCCGGGGTAAATGACGGGGCGGCGGCGCTGATCGTTACCAGCGCAGAAGCGGCTAAACGCCACGGTTTGACGCCAAAGACCCGCATCGTCGCAATGGCTACCGCAGGTGTAGAACCGCGCTATATGGGGCTTGGCCCAGTACCCGCTACGCGCAAGGTGCTGGAGCTGGCGGGACTCTCCATCAACGACATGGACGTAATAGAACTGAATGAAGCCTTTGCCGCGCAGGCGCTGGGCGTATTACGACAGCTGGGGCTGCCTGACGATGCCCCCCATGTTAATCCCAACGGAGGCGCCATCGCTTTAGGCCATCCGCTGGGCATGAGTGGAGCCCGACTGGCGCTGGCCGCCAGCCACGAACTGCATCGCCGGAAGGGCCGCTATGCCCTTTGTACGATGTGTATCGGCGTTGGCCAGGGCATTGCCCTGATCCTTGAGCGTGTGAGCTAATCAAACCTGCGAGTACCCTATAATGATAACCTCTACTGCAAAGCTGGAACCGATTGAAACCGCGTCAAAAGACGAGCTGCAGGCCCTGCAGACGCAGCGCCTGAAGTGGACGCTTAACCACGCCTACGCCAACGTGCCGATGTACAAACGCAAGTTTGACGCGGTGGGCGTACACCCTGACGATTTCAAAGAGCTGAAGGACATTCAGCTTTTCCCCTGCACCACCAAACAGGATCTGCGCGACAACTATCCGTTCGACACCTTCGCGGTGCCGATGGAGCAGATTGTACGTATTCATGCCTCATCGGGTACGACCGGCAAGCCAACGGTGGTGGGCTACACCCAAAAAGATATTGATACCTGGGCCGATATCGTTGCCCGTTCGCTGCGCGCCGCGGGCGGCACGCCAAAAGACAAAATCCACGTCGCTTACGGCTACGGTTTGTTTACCGGCGGGCTGGGCGCGCACTACGGTGCAGAACGCCTTGGCGCGACGGTTATCCCCATGTCCGGCGGCCAGACGGAGAAACAGGCGCAGCTGATCCGCGACTTCCAGCCGGATATGATCATGGTGACGCCGTCCTGGTGCCTGAACCTGATTGAAGAGCTGGAGCGCCAGATGGGCGGCGATGCGAGTGACTGTTCGCTGCGCGTTGGCGTATTCGGTGCCGAGCCCTGGACGAACGCCATGCGTCGCGAAATCGAACGCCGCCTGGGCATTACCGCGCTGGATATCTATGGCCTGTCGGAGGTGATGGGGCCTGGAGTGGCGATGGAGTGTCTGGAGACCACCGATGGGCCAACCATCTGGGAAGATCATTTCTACCCGGAAATCGTTAACCCGATTAGCGGTACGCCGCTGGATGACGGTGAGCAGGGTGAGCTGCTGTTTACCACGCTGACCAAAGAGGCACTGCCGGTGATCCGCTATCGAACCCGAGACCTGACGCGCCTGCTGCCGGGAACGGCGCGCACCATGCGCCGCATGGATAGAATTACCGGGCGCTCGGACGACATGCTGATCATCCGGGGAGTGAACGTCTTCCCGTCGCAGCTGGAAGAGGAGATCGTCAAATTTGAACATCTCGCCCCGCATTACCAGCTTGAAGTGCACCGCGACGGCCACCTGGACACGCTGTCGGTAAAGGTGGAGCTGAAAGAGAGCAGCCTGTACCTGAGCCACGAGCAGCGCTGTTCGGTCTGTCACCAGCTGCGCCACCGCATAAAATCGATGGTCGGCATCTCCACGGACATCAGCATCGTTAACTGCGGTAGCCTGCCACGTTCGGAAGGCAAAGCCATTCGTGTAAGCGATCTGCGCACGGCGGCGAACCAGTAAACAAACGGTGGATGACACGCCTTTTATCCGCTCTACATTGCTATCTGTAGAGCGAATAACGCAATTTAACCCGTTGTTCAGGCGGCGTTGATGCGAGCTTCTAACGTGCTGTCGACATGGATAACAAAGTCGGTGAACAGAGCTTTTGGTTTGACGTTTTTACCCTGCCGCTCAAGTTCAACGAAGCCAAGTCCATTTAATCTTCCCAGGACGATCAACAGTTGCGGCAGCTCTCGGCCAGACAGTTCGGCAAGTTTCTCAATACTTTCCGGCTGATTATTTTTCATGGTTTGCAGAAGTGCGAGATTTTCAGGGCTTAATACTTTCCCGAGTGAACTAAAAGAGCAAAACCATATTTTTGGCTCGTCGGGCATGGTTTTATATTTCCCTGAGACACCAGCAAGGATACGCTTTCGTTGAAGCTCCTCGGACAAAATGCCTATATGCGCTTTCATCTGTTTTTTCCTTCTAACAAGTTTATGACTTCATCAACTGAAGTAAAAAAGTCAGCCATTAATTTTCTTGCAGTTGTGTATTCATAGGGCCGGCCTTTGTCCTG encodes the following:
- the paaA gene encoding 1,2-phenylacetyl-CoA epoxidase subunit PaaA, producing MTEQHRFEERIAREIAIEPQDWMPDEYRKTLIRQIGQHAHSEIVGMLPEGNWLTRAPSLKRKAILLAKVQDEAGHGLYLYSAAETLGCAREDIYQKMLDGRMKYSSIFNYPTLNWADIGVIGWLVDGAAIVNQVALCRTSYGPYARAMVKICKEESFHQRQGFEACNVLAQGSEAQRQMLQDAINRFWWPALMMFGPNDDNSPNSAQSLAWKIKRFGNDELRQRFVDNTVPQVELLGMTVPDKDLRWNEEIGHYEFGEIDWHEFNEVVAGRGLCNEERLAAKRKAWEEGAWVREAALAYAAKNVG
- the paaF gene encoding 2,3-dehydroadipyl-CoA hydratase PaaF, which translates into the protein MRELLSSQNDRVLTLTLNRPQARNALNNALLEQLADALEAAQSDDGIGAVVITGSERCFAAGADLKEMASRDMPATLNDPRPQLWARIERFPKPLLTAVNGYALGAGCELAMLSDIVLAGDNARFGLPEITLGIMPGAGGTQRLIRSIGKALAYRMVLTGEAITAEQALQAGLAAEVCSTALTLEYAQKLAARITQHAPLALQAAKIALRQAHELSLTQGLQQERQLFTLLAATSDRQEGIAAFLEKRPAAFKGR
- a CDS encoding transcriptional regulator, producing the protein MKAHIGILSEELQRKRILAGVSGKYKTMPDEPKIWFCSFSSLGKVLSPENLALLQTMKNNQPESIEKLAELSGRELPQLLIVLGRLNGLGFVELERQGKNVKPKALFTDFVIHVDSTLEARINAA
- the paaB gene encoding 1,2-phenylacetyl-CoA epoxidase subunit PaaB, coding for MSNVHWPLYEVFIRSKQGLSHRHVGSLHAADDQMALENARDAYTRRSEGCSIWVVKASEIVASQPEERPAFFDPAESKIYRHPTFYTLPDGIEHM
- the paaC gene encoding 1,2-phenylacetyl-CoA epoxidase subunit PaaC, which codes for MTYSPLTTYTLRLGDTCLVLAQRLTGWCGHAPELEIDLALANIGLDLLGQGRNFLTYAAEIQGEQFDEDKLAFGRDERQYHNLLLAEQPNGDFADTLMRQYLLDAWHVALFSRLLHSRDLQLAAIAAKAIKEVRYHLRFSRGWLVRLGNGTELSQQKMQSSLNKLWRFTGELFHADELEISLAEQGIAVDPRGLRDEWEAEVFSALNDASLVKPQEAQYRTGGKQGLHTEHLGPLLAEMQYLQRAYPELQW
- the paaD gene encoding 1,2-phenylacetyl-CoA epoxidase subunit PaaD, producing the protein MQTLDALEPAKVRDVWRILGQISDPEIPVLTITDLGMVRSVHHRDDGWHIGFTPTYSGCPATDFLLAAIREAMAEADLQPVHIDQVLHPAWTTDWMTPAAKTRLREYGISPPQGHACHASSASAEVSCPRCGSLHTSLISEFGSTACKALYRCDSCREPFDYFKCI
- the paaE gene encoding 1,2-phenylacetyl-CoA epoxidase subunit PaaE, whose translation is MTTFHSLKVARIEQETPEAVAITFAVPAELRSHYAFKPGQHLTLKTRLGDEELRRCYSICRAEQPGEICVAVKAIEGGRFSHYAVSDLVAGMAMDVMIPQGTFGYQPQPETQGNYLALAVGSGITPMLAIIGSTLATEPQSTVTLVYGNRSSRSMMFRQALADLKDRYPQRLQLIYLFSQESQESDLLSGRLDGAKLKALGDQLLDLNGFDRTFICGPQSMMQESEAALLALGVAQQNIFIEHFNTPGTAPSLRRREQAAGKVVTLRQDGRDRKITLDAHDESILDAALRQGADLPYACKGGVCATCRCKVVSGEVEMGINYSLEPDQLAAGYVLSCQTLPKGDDVVLDFDAQGL
- the paaK gene encoding phenylacetate--CoA ligase PaaK, whose translation is MITSTAKLEPIETASKDELQALQTQRLKWTLNHAYANVPMYKRKFDAVGVHPDDFKELKDIQLFPCTTKQDLRDNYPFDTFAVPMEQIVRIHASSGTTGKPTVVGYTQKDIDTWADIVARSLRAAGGTPKDKIHVAYGYGLFTGGLGAHYGAERLGATVIPMSGGQTEKQAQLIRDFQPDMIMVTPSWCLNLIEELERQMGGDASDCSLRVGVFGAEPWTNAMRREIERRLGITALDIYGLSEVMGPGVAMECLETTDGPTIWEDHFYPEIVNPISGTPLDDGEQGELLFTTLTKEALPVIRYRTRDLTRLLPGTARTMRRMDRITGRSDDMLIIRGVNVFPSQLEEEIVKFEHLAPHYQLEVHRDGHLDTLSVKVELKESSLYLSHEQRCSVCHQLRHRIKSMVGISTDISIVNCGSLPRSEGKAIRVSDLRTAANQ
- the paaI gene encoding hydroxyphenylacetyl-CoA thioesterase PaaI, yielding MNTDAWANAREMYAHDNCAHQMGIEIVEMGEGFAKLTMTVTEAMLNGHQTCHGGQLFTLADTAFAYACNSQGLAAVASGCSIDFVRPGQAGDTLTAVAQMRTQGRQTGVYDIEIINQHEKTVALFRGRSHRIGPPVSGATL
- a CDS encoding 3-hydroxyacyl-CoA dehydrogenase — protein: MLTPHSIVAVIGGGTMGAGIAQVAAQAGHAVKLYDIQPDAARRAVDGIATALSARVTKGKLSEDDRHAAVARISVAQTLSELAQADLVIEAAAEQIDIKQAIFRELAGVCSAEVIFASNTSSISITAIASGIPHPERVVGLHFFNPAPVMRLVEVVSGLETAPAVLDGLTGLAMRWGKQPVHCHSTPGFIVNRVARPFYSEAWRALEEQVAPAAVIDAALRDCGGFPMGPLALTDLIGQDVNFAVTCSVFNGFWQERRFLPSLIQQELVLGKRLGKKTGQGVYRWPLNESLPYETGEISDALCDVVTFSSVELDEVLVQVTEGETASQLALRLKRPVVLVDLINDWRKTGLVVLAAAAGNTPEQTAKAVHFFQLQGKQVLLINDYPGMLVWRTVAMLANEALDALQKGVASEQDIDTAMRLGVNYPHGPLAWGAELGWQRVLTLLENLQQHYGEERYRPASLLRQRALLETQHEH
- the paaG gene encoding 2-(1,2-epoxy-1,2-dihydrophenyl)acetyl-CoA isomerase PaaG, whose translation is MTFILSDVQNGVMTLALNRPERLNSFNDEMHRQLAEALNQAEHDDAIRCLLITGEGRAFCAGQDLNDRNVDPNGAAPDLGASVENFYNPLVRRLAKLPKPVIAAVNGVAAGAGATLALGCDMVIAARSANFIMSFSRLGLVPDCGGTWFLPRVAGRARAMGLALLGDKLSAEQAHQWGMIWQVVDDDALTDTSRALAVHFASQPTFGLGLVKKALFASESNTLDVQLDLERDYQRIAGRSDDYREGVAAFLAKRPPVFKGK
- the pcaF gene encoding 3-oxoadipyl-CoA thiolase, which encodes MNDAFICDGVRTPIGRYGGALSSVRADDLAAVPLKELMTRYPSVDWSAVDDVIMGCANQAGEDNRNIARMATLLAGLPQTISGTTINRLCGSGLDALGMAARAIKAGDAQLMIAGGVESMSRAPFVMGKATAPFQRQAEMFDTTIGWRFVNPLMAEHFGTDSMPETAENVAELLNISREDQDAFAWRSQQRTEEAQKNGILAQEIVPVRVKGKKGAVTEVRDDEHPRPETTLQQLNALKAPFRKNGVITAGNASGVNDGAAALIVTSAEAAKRHGLTPKTRIVAMATAGVEPRYMGLGPVPATRKVLELAGLSINDMDVIELNEAFAAQALGVLRQLGLPDDAPHVNPNGGAIALGHPLGMSGARLALAASHELHRRKGRYALCTMCIGVGQGIALILERVS